One genomic region from Panthera tigris isolate Pti1 chromosome D1, P.tigris_Pti1_mat1.1, whole genome shotgun sequence encodes:
- the LOC102954035 gene encoding olfactory receptor 8B3-like, which yields MEGEFLKRRILVRNESLVTEFLLAGLTDRPELQQALFFLFLVIYVVTMVGNVGLVTLISLNSHLHTPMYYFLFNLSFIDVCYSSTVTPKMLMNFVSRENIISYVGCMTQLFFFLFFVISECYTLTSMAYDRYVAICNPLLYKVTMSRQVCALLTVAAYMMGFAGASAHTGCMLRLTFCSVNVINHYLCDILPLLQLSCSSTYVNEVVVLIVVGINITVPSFTILISYVFILTSILHIRSAQGRSKAFSTCSSHIIAISLFFGSAAFMYLKYSSPGSMDVGKISSVFYTNVVPMLNPLIYSLRNKDMKVTLWKALFKTQRRNMF from the exons ATGGAAGGAGA ATTTCTGAAGAGAAGAATACTGGTTAGGAATGAGTCCTTAGTGACTGAATTTCTTCTTGCTGGCCTAACAGACCGTCCAGAGCTCCAGCAAGccctcttcttcctgtttctggtgATCTACGTTGTCACCATGGTGGGCAACGTTGGCTTGGTCACTCTTATTAGTCTAAATTCTCACCTCCATACCCCCATGTACTACTTCCTCTTCAACCTGTCCTTCATTGATGTCTGTTACTCTTCCACTGTCACCCCCAAGATGCTGATGAACTTTGTGTCAAGGGAGAATATCATCTCCTATGTTGGCTGCATGACtcagctgtttttctttctcttttttgtcatCTCGGAATGCTATACGTTGACCTCAATGGCCTACGATCGCTACGTGGCCATCTGTAATCCGTTGCTGTATAAGGTAACCATGTCCCGTCAGGTCTGTGCCTTGCTGACTGTTGCTGCATATATGATGGGGTTTGCTGGAGCCTCTGCCCACACAGGGTGCATGCTCAGACTAACCTTCTGCAGTGTCAATGTCATCAACCATTACCTGTGTGAtattcttcctctcctccaacTGTCTTGCAGCAGCACCTATGTCAACGAGGTAGTAGTTCTGATAGTCGTGGGAATTAATATCACAGTACCCAGTTTTACTATCCTAATTTCTTACGTCTTTATCCTCACTAGCATTCTTCATATCAGATCTGCTCAAGGACGATCGAAAGCCTTCAGTACCTGTAGTTCTCACATCAttgctatttctcttttctttggctCGGCAGCATTCATGTATCTTAAATATTCTTCTCCGGGGTCTATGGACGTGGGAaaaatttcttcagttttctacACTAATGTGGTGCCCATGCTTAATCCCTTAATCTACAGTTTGAGAAACAAGGATATGAAAGTTACATTGTGGAAAGCACTGTTTAAAACCCAAAGGAGAAACATGTTCTGA
- the LOC102954321 gene encoding olfactory receptor 147-like, protein MAAGNDSSVTQFILLGLTQQPELQLPLFFIFLGIYMVTVMGNMGLIILIGLKPHLHTPMYYFLFNLSFIDLCYSSVIMPRMLIGFVKQNTISYEECVAQLCFFSFFVIDECCILTSMAYDRYVAICKPLLYKAIMSHRVCLMLMAGTYAMGFVGAMAHTGCMLRLTFCDGNIINHYMCDIPPLLQLSCRSTYVNELVVFIVVGINVIMPSLIITISYILIVSNILRIRSTGGRSKAFSTCTSHIVTVSLFFGASAFMYLKPSPAGSLDQDKVSTVFYTIVGPMMNPFIYSLRNKDVKIALSKTFKKRVFS, encoded by the coding sequence ATGGCAGCAGGCAATGACTCTTCAGTGACCCAGTTTATCCTGCTGGGTTTAACACAACAGCCAGAACTCCAGCTgcctctcttcttcattttcttaggaATCTACATGGTCACCGTGATGGGGAACATGGGCTTGATTATTCTGATTGGTCTGAAGCCTCACCTGCACACTCCCATGTACTACTTTCTCTTCAACCTTTCCTTCATTGATCTCTGCTACTCGTCTGTCATAATGCCTAGAATGCTGATAGGTTTTGTAAAGCAAAACACCATCTCTTACGAGGAGTGCGTGGCTCagctctgtttcttctccttctttgtcATTGATGAGTGCTGTATTTTGACATCGATGGCCTATGACCGGTATGTGGCCATCTGTAAGCCCCTGCTTTACAAGGCCATCATGTCCCACCGGGTCTGCCTCATGCTGATGGCAGGAACATATGCAATGGGGTTTGTGGGTGCCATGGCCCACACCGGGTGCATGCTGAGGCTCACGTTCTGTGATggcaacatcattaatcattacaTGTGTGACATACCTCCTCTCCTTCAGCTCTCCTGCAGAAGCACCTACGTCAACGAGCTGGTGGTTTTCATTGTGGTGGGAATCAATGTAATAATGCCCAGTCTCATCATCACCATTTCTTACATCTTGATCGTCTCCAACATCCTCCGTATCCGTTCTACAGGGGGCAGGTCCAAAGCCTTCAGTACCTGCACCTCCCACATAGttactgtttctctcttctttggagCATCAGCATTCATGTATCTAAAACCTTCTCCTGCTGGGTCCCTGGATCAAGATAAGGTATCCACAGTTTTTTATACCATTGTGGGGCCAATGATGAATCCTTTTATCTATAGTCTGAGGAACAAAGATGTCAAAATTGCACTGAGTAAGACTTTTAAGAAAAGGGTGTTCTCTTGA
- the LOC102954597 gene encoding olfactory receptor 8B3 isoform X1 — translation MKLMQQKTENESLVTEFLLAGLTDRPELQQALFFLFLVIYVVTMVGNVGLVTLISLNSHLHTPMYYFLFNLSFIDVCYSSTVTPKMLMNFVSRENIISYVGCMTQLFFFLFFVISECYTLTSMAYDRYVAICNPLLYKVTMSRQVCALLTVAAYMMGFAGASAHTGCMLRLTFCSVSVINHYLCDILPLLQLSCSSTYVNEVVVLIVVGINIIVPSFTILISYVFILTSILHIRSAQGRSKAFSTCSSHIIAISLFFGSAAFMYLKYSSPGSMEQGKVSSVFYTNVVPMLNPLIYSLRNKDVKIGLRKVLIKIQRRSMF, via the exons ATGAAGCTCATGCAACAAAAGACAGA GAATGAGTCCTTAGTGACTGAATTTCTTCTTGCTGGCCTAACAGACCGTCCAGAGCTCCAGCAAGccctcttcttcctgtttctggtgATCTACGTTGTCACCATGGTGGGCAACGTTGGCTTGGTCACTCTTATTAGTCTAAATTCTCACCTCCATACCCCCATGTACTACTTCCTCTTCAACCTGTCCTTCATTGATGTCTGTTACTCTTCCACTGTCACCCCCAAGATGCTGATGAACTTTGTGTCAAGGGAGAATATCATCTCCTATGTTGGCTGCATGACtcagctgtttttctttctcttttttgtcatCTCGGAATGCTATACGTTGACCTCAATGGCCTACGATCGCTACGTGGCCATCTGTAATCCGTTGCTGTATAAGGTAACCATGTCCCGTCAGGTCTGTGCCTTGCTGACTGTTGCTGCATATATGATGGGGTTTGCTGGAGCCTCTGCCCACACAGGGTGCATGCTCAGACTAACCTTCTGCAGTGTCAGTGTCATCAACCATTACCTGTGTGAtattcttcctctcctccaacTGTCTTGCAGCAGCACCTATGTCAACGAGGTAGTAGTTCTGATAGTCGTGGGAATTAATATCATAGTACCCAGTTTTACTATCCTAATTTCTTACGTCTTTATCCTCACTAGCATTCTTCATATCAGATCTGCTCAAGGACGATCGAAAGCCTTCAGTACCTGTAGTTCTCACATCAttgctatttctcttttctttggctCGGCAGCATTCATGTATCTTAAATATTCTTCTCCGGGGTCTATGGAGCAGGGGAAAGTTTCTTCAGTTTTCTATACTAATGTGGTGCCCATGCTCAATCCCCTGATCTACAGTTTGAGGAATAAGGATGTCAAAATTGGCCTGAGGAAAGTCTTGATTAAAATCCAAAGGAGAAGCATGTTCTAA
- the LOC102954597 gene encoding olfactory receptor 8B3 isoform X2 yields MDPTNHSLVTEFLLAGLTDRPELQQALFFLFLVIYVVTMVGNVGLVTLISLNSHLHTPMYYFLFNLSFIDVCYSSTVTPKMLMNFVSRENIISYVGCMTQLFFFLFFVISECYTLTSMAYDRYVAICNPLLYKVTMSRQVCALLTVAAYMMGFAGASAHTGCMLRLTFCSVSVINHYLCDILPLLQLSCSSTYVNEVVVLIVVGINIIVPSFTILISYVFILTSILHIRSAQGRSKAFSTCSSHIIAISLFFGSAAFMYLKYSSPGSMEQGKVSSVFYTNVVPMLNPLIYSLRNKDVKIGLRKVLIKIQRRSMF; encoded by the exons atGGATCCTACTAATCAT TCCTTAGTGACTGAATTTCTTCTTGCTGGCCTAACAGACCGTCCAGAGCTCCAGCAAGccctcttcttcctgtttctggtgATCTACGTTGTCACCATGGTGGGCAACGTTGGCTTGGTCACTCTTATTAGTCTAAATTCTCACCTCCATACCCCCATGTACTACTTCCTCTTCAACCTGTCCTTCATTGATGTCTGTTACTCTTCCACTGTCACCCCCAAGATGCTGATGAACTTTGTGTCAAGGGAGAATATCATCTCCTATGTTGGCTGCATGACtcagctgtttttctttctcttttttgtcatCTCGGAATGCTATACGTTGACCTCAATGGCCTACGATCGCTACGTGGCCATCTGTAATCCGTTGCTGTATAAGGTAACCATGTCCCGTCAGGTCTGTGCCTTGCTGACTGTTGCTGCATATATGATGGGGTTTGCTGGAGCCTCTGCCCACACAGGGTGCATGCTCAGACTAACCTTCTGCAGTGTCAGTGTCATCAACCATTACCTGTGTGAtattcttcctctcctccaacTGTCTTGCAGCAGCACCTATGTCAACGAGGTAGTAGTTCTGATAGTCGTGGGAATTAATATCATAGTACCCAGTTTTACTATCCTAATTTCTTACGTCTTTATCCTCACTAGCATTCTTCATATCAGATCTGCTCAAGGACGATCGAAAGCCTTCAGTACCTGTAGTTCTCACATCAttgctatttctcttttctttggctCGGCAGCATTCATGTATCTTAAATATTCTTCTCCGGGGTCTATGGAGCAGGGGAAAGTTTCTTCAGTTTTCTATACTAATGTGGTGCCCATGCTCAATCCCCTGATCTACAGTTTGAGGAATAAGGATGTCAAAATTGGCCTGAGGAAAGTCTTGATTAAAATCCAAAGGAGAAGCATGTTCTAA